A part of Bartonella quintana genomic DNA contains:
- the argJ gene encoding bifunctional glutamate N-acetyltransferase/amino-acid acetyltransferase ArgJ: protein MALKISPLSPQNIQELPPLSGVRIATAEAGIRDKGRTDLLFIVFDAPTSVAGVFTRSKCPSASVDHCRASLPHGVARGVVVNSGNANAFTGRKGKQTADAILQAAASALKVKENEIFIASTGVIGEPLEASSIVNLLPSMAETAEEGNWLEAARAIMTTDTFPKLATRKFYCGGKTVTINGIAKGAGMIAPDMATMLSFVVSDAAISSDILQSMLSEAVQGSFNSITVDSDTSTSDTLMMFATGKVKGNFPCFTSKSDPCYEVFSRQLSALLHELALQVVCDGEGARHLIEVCVTGATTENAAKTIALSIANSPLVKTAIAGEDANWGRVVMAVGKAGVEVDRDLLTIWFGEHRLAINGERDPDYHEEAISAYMRGKHITIRVDIGLGSGKATVWSCDLTKEYVMINGDYRS from the coding sequence GTGGCTTTAAAAATATCTCCTTTGTCTCCCCAAAACATACAGGAGCTTCCGCCATTATCTGGTGTGCGGATAGCAACAGCTGAAGCTGGGATTAGAGATAAAGGTCGTACGGATCTTCTTTTTATTGTCTTCGATGCGCCAACAAGTGTGGCAGGTGTTTTTACGCGCTCAAAATGCCCTTCTGCTTCTGTGGATCATTGTCGTGCATCACTTCCTCATGGAGTTGCGCGGGGTGTTGTTGTCAATTCTGGGAATGCAAATGCTTTTACGGGACGCAAAGGAAAGCAAACAGCAGATGCAATATTGCAGGCTGCCGCGAGTGCTTTGAAGGTTAAAGAAAATGAAATTTTTATAGCTTCTACAGGTGTTATTGGTGAACCGTTGGAGGCATCGAGTATTGTAAATCTTTTACCAAGTATGGCCGAGACAGCAGAAGAAGGAAATTGGTTAGAGGCTGCAAGAGCCATTATGACAACTGATACATTTCCAAAACTTGCTACGCGCAAATTTTATTGTGGAGGAAAGACTGTTACCATTAACGGAATTGCAAAAGGTGCTGGCATGATTGCACCAGATATGGCAACGATGCTCTCGTTTGTGGTGAGTGATGCAGCAATTTCTTCGGATATACTTCAATCTATGTTATCAGAGGCAGTGCAGGGCTCTTTCAATTCGATTACTGTCGATAGCGATACCTCAACATCAGATACATTGATGATGTTTGCGACAGGAAAAGTAAAGGGAAATTTTCCCTGCTTCACGAGTAAATCCGATCCATGTTATGAAGTGTTTTCAAGGCAATTGTCTGCGCTTTTGCATGAGCTTGCATTACAAGTTGTTTGTGATGGTGAAGGTGCTCGTCATTTAATCGAGGTTTGTGTGACTGGTGCTACAACAGAGAATGCTGCTAAAACTATTGCTCTATCAATTGCAAATTCACCACTTGTAAAAACAGCCATTGCCGGTGAAGATGCTAATTGGGGACGAGTGGTTATGGCAGTTGGTAAAGCAGGTGTTGAAGTAGACCGTGATTTGTTGACGATTTGGTTTGGTGAACATCGTTTGGCTATCAATGGTGAACGAGATCCTGACTATCATGAAGAGGCAATAAGTGCTTATATGCGGGGTAAACACATCACAATTCGTGTTGATATTGGCTTGGGCAGTGGTAAGGCTACAGTTTGGTCTTGCGATTTGACGAAGGAGTACGTTATGATTAATGGCGATTACCGAAGTTAA
- the mutT gene encoding 8-oxo-dGTP diphosphatase MutT, whose product MRIKSSLLLVVACALLDQDNHVLLTQRPQGKSLAGLWEFPGGKVEQGETPEASLIRELEEELGVHVLPNNLLPLIFASHSYETFHLLMPLYLCSQYEGVAQGREGQNLKWIFIGDLDKYPMPDADKPLVQVLKKFLL is encoded by the coding sequence ATGCGTATAAAAAGTTCACTTCTTCTTGTTGTTGCGTGCGCATTATTAGATCAAGATAATCATGTTTTGCTAACACAACGTCCTCAAGGAAAATCACTGGCTGGTTTATGGGAGTTTCCTGGTGGAAAGGTTGAGCAAGGTGAAACTCCAGAAGCATCATTAATTCGTGAGTTAGAAGAAGAGCTTGGTGTACATGTTCTGCCAAATAATTTATTACCTTTAATATTTGCAAGCCATAGCTATGAAACATTTCATCTCTTAATGCCATTGTATCTTTGCTCCCAGTATGAGGGAGTTGCGCAAGGACGAGAAGGGCAAAATTTAAAATGGATTTTTATTGGTGATCTTGATAAATATCCTATGCCTGATGCTGATAAGCCATTAGTTCAGGTATTAAAAAAATTCCTTCTTTAA
- a CDS encoding C40 family peptidase, with the protein MLSKDPRLYAFGNDAADQCLKTEIAAQHFVQGEKKRVHTAVAGLFKENDKKSERQTECLLGEELLIFEQGEVMSWGQSLKDGYVGYIDTTVLYASTIKQTHIVSVPRTFQYLQADLRGPMEYPLSMGSKVSVVDETEVRDTMYSILESGKAIITRHLSPIGRVYEDYVTVAETFIGTPYLWGGVSGFGIDCSGLVQLSMMMTGKMVLRDTGMQQKTIGRALTDSDKLQRGDLIFWEGHVAIMIDHENIIHANGYSMNVMIEPLEEAITRIAKKHKYPVEKRRPTQEM; encoded by the coding sequence ATGCTCTCTAAAGATCCAAGGTTGTATGCATTTGGAAATGATGCAGCAGATCAATGTCTTAAAACGGAAATTGCAGCTCAACATTTTGTTCAAGGGGAAAAAAAACGCGTTCATACAGCTGTCGCTGGACTATTTAAAGAAAATGACAAAAAAAGCGAAAGACAAACAGAATGCTTATTAGGAGAAGAGCTCCTCATCTTTGAACAAGGAGAGGTTATGTCTTGGGGTCAGTCACTCAAAGATGGTTATGTCGGCTATATTGATACAACAGTTCTTTACGCATCAACGATAAAACAAACGCATATTGTTTCAGTACCACGCACTTTTCAATATTTACAAGCTGACTTACGTGGACCAATGGAATACCCCTTATCCATGGGAAGCAAAGTAAGTGTTGTTGATGAAACAGAAGTGCGCGATACAATGTATTCTATCCTTGAAAGCGGAAAAGCAATTATTACCCGCCATCTCAGTCCCATAGGGCGAGTGTACGAAGATTATGTTACAGTCGCGGAAACTTTTATCGGCACGCCTTATCTTTGGGGTGGTGTTAGCGGTTTTGGAATTGATTGCTCAGGTCTGGTCCAACTCTCCATGATGATGACTGGAAAAATGGTTTTACGTGATACCGGCATGCAGCAAAAAACTATAGGTAGGGCACTTACAGACAGCGATAAACTACAACGGGGCGATTTGATTTTTTGGGAAGGTCATGTTGCCATTATGATTGATCATGAAAATATCATCCACGCAAACGGCTATTCTATGAACGTTATGATCGAGCCATTGGAAGAAGCAATTACACGTATCGCTAAAAAACATAAATATCCCGTAGAAAAACGTCGACCAACTCAGGAAATGTAA
- a CDS encoding leucyl aminopeptidase family protein: MPLPHIHFTSIRADKSCPIFLVSPTSLADLSLDASTIAWMQVNDFTGKAGQILFVPHETGHLKKVLFGLGNGDKPFITGLLAKNLPAGQWHLKGAASHEINTYLGLAFGNYQFNRYRQNSSLKSLSIHVNDTVDLNELQRLYETVFFVRDLINIPANDMNPDILEKEARQLGKTYSACVESIRGDKLLTHNFPMIHAVGRAGSTAPRLIELHWGQENHPKITLVGKGVTFDTGGLDIKSANNMLLMKKDMGGGAHVLGLAKLIMDAKLPFRLRVLIPAVENAISANAYRPGDILKSRKGLTVEVGNTDAEGRLVLADALAYGDEESPQFMLCMATLTGAAHIALGPDLPAFYCNDSVWAQQISQSAHSVSDPLWRMPLWKPYQEMLSSPIADLNNITGNSFAGSIVAALFLNSFVEKAKHFAHFDLYGWVPKEKPGYPVGGSAQVIRALYNLFKN, from the coding sequence ATGCCTCTACCCCACATTCATTTCACCTCAATACGTGCCGATAAGAGTTGTCCTATCTTCTTGGTAAGTCCAACAAGTCTTGCGGATTTATCCCTTGATGCGTCAACAATTGCATGGATGCAAGTTAATGATTTTACTGGTAAAGCGGGACAAATACTCTTCGTTCCTCATGAAACAGGGCATTTAAAAAAAGTTTTATTTGGACTCGGCAATGGTGATAAGCCTTTTATCACAGGGCTTCTTGCTAAAAACCTCCCCGCTGGTCAGTGGCATTTAAAGGGAGCAGCATCCCATGAAATCAATACCTATCTTGGGTTAGCATTCGGAAACTATCAATTCAACCGCTATCGTCAAAATTCCTCCCTCAAGTCACTCTCGATTCATGTCAATGACACAGTTGATCTGAACGAGCTTCAACGTCTTTATGAAACTGTCTTTTTTGTCCGTGATCTCATCAATATTCCAGCCAATGACATGAATCCTGACATCCTTGAGAAAGAAGCACGCCAACTGGGAAAAACCTATAGTGCTTGTGTCGAAAGTATTCGTGGAGATAAGCTTTTAACACACAATTTTCCGATGATTCATGCCGTGGGACGCGCTGGCAGCACTGCACCACGGCTGATTGAGCTACACTGGGGGCAAGAAAATCACCCTAAAATAACGTTGGTTGGCAAAGGCGTAACCTTCGATACTGGGGGGCTCGATATTAAATCAGCCAATAACATGTTGCTTATGAAAAAAGACATGGGAGGAGGTGCACATGTTTTGGGACTGGCTAAGCTTATCATGGATGCCAAACTACCCTTCCGGCTCCGTGTTTTGATTCCAGCCGTTGAAAATGCAATTTCTGCCAATGCCTACCGACCAGGCGATATTCTCAAAAGTCGTAAAGGTTTAACTGTTGAAGTTGGCAATACAGATGCTGAAGGTCGGCTTGTCCTTGCCGATGCACTCGCCTATGGTGATGAAGAAAGTCCACAATTTATGCTTTGCATGGCGACTTTAACAGGAGCAGCGCATATAGCATTAGGACCAGATCTTCCCGCATTTTATTGTAATGATTCAGTATGGGCGCAACAAATTTCTCAATCTGCTCACTCTGTTTCCGACCCTCTTTGGCGAATGCCACTTTGGAAACCCTATCAGGAAATGTTATCATCACCAATTGCTGACCTTAACAATATAACTGGAAATAGCTTTGCTGGCTCCATAGTCGCTGCTTTATTTCTCAATTCTTTTGTTGAAAAAGCCAAACATTTTGCGCATTTTGACCTTTATGGATGGGTCCCAAAAGAAAAACCGGGCTATCCCGTTGGTGGTTCCGCACAAGTTATTCGTGCTCTTTATAACCTTTTTAAAAATTAA
- the coaA gene encoding type I pantothenate kinase: MSDRYSPYSVFTAREWSQFRADTPLTLTFDEIKRLRSINDPIDLEEVQRIYLSLSRLLSCHVEAVQKLFQKRQQFLHQEGTRKTPFIIGIAGSVAVGKSTTARILQELLKRRTSSLKVDLITTDGFLYPNAVLRQKNRMNRKGFPDSYDIKKLLCFLSAIKAGIGNISAPLYSHTAYDVLENQTITIDRPDILIVEGINVLQVSNLPKDGKIIPFVSDFFDFSIYVDAETEVIRHWYLERFERLRKTAFQNPESYFHRYTLLNEKEALKIAEKLWQTINLKNLQENILPTRPRSNLILRKGKNHLVEYVALRQL, from the coding sequence ATTTCTGATCGGTATTCACCCTATAGTGTCTTTACTGCACGGGAATGGTCTCAATTTCGTGCGGATACACCACTCACTTTAACCTTTGATGAAATTAAACGTTTACGCTCAATTAACGATCCAATTGATCTTGAAGAAGTGCAACGCATTTATCTGTCCTTATCGCGTCTTTTATCATGCCATGTTGAAGCAGTACAGAAACTCTTTCAAAAACGTCAACAGTTTTTGCATCAAGAAGGTACCAGAAAAACCCCCTTTATCATTGGAATTGCCGGCTCTGTCGCGGTAGGAAAATCAACCACCGCTCGTATTCTTCAAGAACTTTTGAAACGTCGGACATCTAGTCTTAAAGTTGATCTAATTACAACTGATGGTTTTCTCTATCCTAACGCTGTCTTACGGCAAAAAAATCGCATGAATCGTAAAGGATTTCCTGACTCTTATGACATTAAAAAATTGCTGTGCTTTCTTTCTGCTATCAAAGCTGGAATTGGTAATATCAGTGCCCCGCTTTATTCGCATACAGCCTATGATGTTTTAGAAAATCAAACTATTACCATCGACCGTCCAGATATCTTAATTGTTGAAGGTATTAATGTGCTACAAGTCAGTAATCTTCCTAAAGATGGAAAAATTATTCCTTTCGTTTCGGACTTTTTTGATTTTTCAATCTATGTAGATGCTGAAACAGAAGTGATTCGTCACTGGTATTTGGAACGCTTCGAACGTTTGCGTAAAACAGCTTTTCAAAATCCTGAATCTTATTTTCATCGTTATACACTGCTCAATGAAAAGGAAGCTTTAAAAATTGCTGAGAAACTTTGGCAAACGATTAATTTGAAAAATTTACAAGAGAATATATTGCCAACACGACCACGGTCTAATCTCATTCTACGAAAGGGAAAAAATCATTTGGTCGAATATGTCGCACTTCGACAGCTATAA
- a CDS encoding asparaginase: MKKIAIGTLGGTIAMAADSFGQMQPTLTSDILIKSVPDLNNIADIHAQTLTQLPSGSLSFKILFEIIEWAKQQIKAGAEGVVLAQGTDTLEETAFFLSLYWNKAEPLIVTGAMRIPCEAGADGPANILAATRVAAHPKSRNRGVLVVINDTIHSPYWVQKSHTVKIETFQSGLTGILGTILEGKLVYFNDRNFFPTTFDLPQNDDHQVALLYSSLSSGTQLMKFCLESGHYAGLVIAGFGSGHCSFEEADIVRQYAQKIPIIIASRTCTGSTTRTTYGYKGSEVDMIASGALMSGYLSAVKARLLLWAFLAQKLSLAQINAHWNDWTIS; encoded by the coding sequence ATGAAAAAAATAGCCATAGGAACATTAGGCGGAACAATTGCAATGGCTGCTGACAGTTTTGGACAAATGCAACCGACTTTAACCTCAGATATACTCATCAAAAGTGTTCCTGATTTAAATAACATTGCTGATATTCATGCGCAAACACTAACACAATTACCGAGTGGATCTTTATCTTTCAAAATTCTTTTTGAAATCATAGAATGGGCAAAACAACAAATAAAAGCTGGCGCAGAAGGTGTTGTTTTAGCCCAAGGTACTGATACACTGGAAGAAACGGCTTTTTTTCTTTCCCTTTACTGGAATAAAGCTGAACCACTCATTGTAACTGGTGCTATGCGTATACCCTGTGAAGCAGGCGCTGATGGACCCGCTAATATTTTAGCAGCAACCCGCGTTGCCGCTCATCCAAAAAGTCGTAACAGAGGTGTTTTAGTTGTAATCAATGATACCATTCACTCACCTTATTGGGTCCAGAAAAGCCATACCGTCAAAATCGAGACATTTCAGTCAGGGCTAACAGGTATTTTAGGTACTATTTTGGAAGGAAAACTGGTTTATTTTAATGATCGAAATTTTTTCCCGACAACATTTGACCTTCCTCAAAACGACGATCACCAAGTTGCACTTTTATACTCTTCTTTATCCTCTGGTACACAGTTAATGAAATTCTGCCTTGAAAGCGGGCATTATGCTGGACTTGTCATTGCCGGTTTTGGATCAGGACACTGCAGTTTTGAAGAAGCAGATATCGTGCGACAATATGCTCAAAAAATTCCGATCATTATCGCTAGCCGTACCTGCACTGGCTCAACAACCCGTACAACTTATGGTTATAAAGGTTCAGAAGTCGATATGATTGCCTCTGGAGCTCTCATGTCTGGTTATTTATCAGCAGTAAAAGCACGTTTACTTTTATGGGCTTTTTTGGCACAAAAACTATCATTGGCACAAATCAATGCACATTGGAATGACTGGACTATCAGTTAA
- the hslV gene encoding ATP-dependent protease subunit HslV yields the protein MAGHKPDIMYGTTIITVRKGGKVVIAGDGQVSFGQTIMKGNARKVRRLGKSGTVIAGFAGATADAFTLLERLETKLEQYPDQLMRACVELAKDWRTDRYLRRLEAMMLVADKKITLALTGLGDVLEPEDGIMAIGSGGNFALSAAWALVDMNLDAETIARKAMDIAAKICVYTNDHFTIETLDAELSSLEKAI from the coding sequence ATGGCAGGACATAAGCCAGACATAATGTATGGTACAACTATTATTACTGTAAGGAAAGGTGGCAAAGTTGTGATAGCCGGTGATGGTCAGGTCTCATTTGGGCAGACGATTATGAAAGGCAATGCACGCAAAGTGCGTCGCCTTGGGAAGAGTGGGACGGTGATCGCTGGTTTTGCGGGTGCTACAGCAGATGCTTTTACATTGCTGGAAAGATTGGAAACGAAGCTTGAACAATATCCCGATCAGCTCATGCGTGCATGTGTAGAACTTGCAAAAGACTGGCGAACAGACCGCTATTTGCGTCGCCTCGAAGCAATGATGCTTGTGGCTGATAAGAAAATAACTTTAGCTTTAACAGGGCTTGGTGATGTTTTAGAACCAGAAGACGGAATTATGGCAATTGGTTCTGGAGGCAATTTTGCTCTTTCAGCTGCGTGGGCACTCGTAGATATGAATTTGGATGCAGAAACCATTGCCCGTAAAGCTATGGATATTGCCGCTAAAATTTGTGTTTATACCAATGATCATTTCACAATTGAAACATTGGATGCAGAATTATCTTCTTTAGAGAAAGCTATTTGA
- the hslU gene encoding ATP-dependent protease ATPase subunit HslU, producing MCIVFSPREIVSELDRFIIGQNDAKRSVAIALRNRWRRQQLDGPMREEVMPKNILMIGPTGVGKTGIARRLAKLAGAPFVKVEATKFTEVGYVGRDVEQIIRDLVEIAISLVREKKRDEVKVKAHINAEERVLDALVGKTASPATRDSFRKKLREGELDEKEIEIEVADNNSNSASTFDIPGMPGAQMGIMNLSEIFGKMGSRIKVRKTTVKDSFKPLIDDESEKLLDQDQIIQEALRVAENDGIVFIDEIDKIATRDGAVSAAVSREGVQRDLLPLVEGTTIATKYGQIKTDHILFIASGAFHVSKPSDLLPELQGRLPIRVELNPLTREDLRRILTEPEASLIKQYIALMAMEEVRLEITDDAIDALADIAVDLNARIENIGARRLQTVMERVLDEISFTAPDKAGTSFKIDAAYVRQSIGDLAADLDLSRFIL from the coding sequence ATGTGTATTGTATTTTCTCCTCGTGAAATTGTTTCTGAACTTGATCGTTTTATTATTGGCCAAAATGATGCCAAACGTTCTGTGGCTATTGCACTGCGGAATCGATGGCGTCGACAACAACTTGATGGTCCGATGCGTGAAGAGGTTATGCCCAAAAATATTTTGATGATAGGACCAACAGGTGTTGGTAAAACAGGTATAGCGCGTCGATTAGCAAAACTTGCTGGAGCACCTTTCGTTAAAGTAGAAGCGACTAAATTTACTGAAGTTGGTTACGTGGGGCGTGATGTTGAGCAAATTATTCGTGATCTTGTTGAGATTGCCATTTCTCTTGTGCGTGAAAAAAAACGGGATGAAGTAAAAGTAAAGGCTCACATTAATGCTGAAGAGCGTGTTTTAGATGCTCTTGTTGGTAAAACAGCAAGCCCCGCTACCCGTGATAGTTTTCGCAAAAAATTGCGTGAAGGTGAACTGGATGAGAAAGAGATTGAGATTGAAGTAGCTGATAATAACAGCAATAGCGCTTCGACCTTTGATATTCCTGGTATGCCTGGTGCACAAATGGGAATTATGAATTTGTCAGAAATTTTTGGCAAAATGGGAAGTCGTATAAAAGTTCGCAAAACGACAGTAAAGGATTCTTTTAAGCCACTTATTGATGATGAATCTGAAAAACTTCTTGATCAAGATCAAATTATTCAAGAAGCACTTCGTGTTGCTGAAAATGATGGGATCGTTTTTATCGATGAGATTGATAAAATTGCAACCCGAGATGGTGCGGTAAGTGCTGCTGTTTCACGTGAGGGAGTTCAACGGGATCTTTTGCCTTTGGTGGAAGGAACAACAATTGCCACAAAATATGGGCAAATCAAAACAGATCATATCCTTTTTATTGCATCAGGTGCGTTTCATGTTTCCAAGCCATCTGATTTATTGCCAGAACTTCAAGGCCGTTTGCCCATCCGCGTAGAACTGAATCCTTTAACACGGGAAGATTTACGACGTATTCTGACCGAACCTGAAGCCAGTCTGATTAAGCAATATATTGCTTTAATGGCAATGGAGGAGGTTCGTTTAGAAATCACAGATGATGCGATTGACGCTCTAGCAGATATTGCGGTGGATTTAAATGCAAGGATTGAAAACATAGGGGCACGTCGTTTGCAAACGGTGATGGAGCGCGTTTTGGATGAGATTTCTTTTACTGCACCTGATAAAGCAGGGACATCGTTTAAAATTGACGCTGCTTATGTCAGACAATCTATAGGCGATCTTGCTGCTGATTTAGATCTTTCACGTTTCATTCTTTAG
- a CDS encoding class I SAM-dependent methyltransferase: protein MLLFLPFENHGLLYPDSSQFWLSFGLTEIPAPKWAKNLEVITPWRPDFLKFSNARFRCSPQIDQTFTYDGALLQLSKYRGFNQNCFLDLLECVKPGGWIVIGGNKTTGAASMMKWVKTIVPITGKLSKNHGLVFWIQVPQQIDKQNIVHLRSLPLTFENKFQTTSGMFSHGRIDPGSAALALHMPKVIAGKTADFGSGWGFLSHAALERSEKLTALDLYEADYNALEAAKKHLKHIKASLPVHFYWHDLLHEPITNLYDTIISNPPFHTQQTTDVSLGQHFIINAAKYLKPGGHLLLVANRHLPYETLLKNLFRTVLIHQTSGFKIIEAHR, encoded by the coding sequence GTGTTATTATTTTTGCCTTTTGAAAACCATGGACTCCTCTATCCTGATTCAAGCCAATTTTGGCTAAGTTTTGGTTTAACGGAAATCCCCGCTCCTAAATGGGCAAAAAACTTAGAAGTTATAACGCCTTGGCGACCAGATTTTTTAAAATTTTCCAATGCTCGATTTCGCTGCTCTCCTCAAATAGATCAAACTTTCACCTATGATGGTGCACTTTTGCAATTGAGCAAATATCGTGGTTTTAATCAAAATTGTTTTCTTGATTTATTAGAATGTGTTAAACCTGGTGGGTGGATTGTTATCGGTGGAAATAAAACTACCGGTGCTGCATCAATGATGAAATGGGTCAAAACTATTGTACCCATCACCGGTAAATTGTCTAAAAATCATGGTCTTGTCTTCTGGATTCAAGTTCCACAACAGATAGATAAACAAAACATTGTACATTTGCGCTCACTACCGCTTACTTTTGAAAATAAATTTCAAACCACTTCTGGCATGTTCTCTCATGGTCGTATTGACCCAGGATCTGCTGCACTTGCTCTGCATATGCCCAAAGTTATTGCTGGAAAGACTGCCGATTTTGGTTCTGGCTGGGGCTTTCTTTCTCACGCTGCACTTGAAAGAAGTGAAAAATTAACTGCTCTCGACCTCTATGAAGCCGACTACAATGCTTTAGAAGCAGCCAAAAAGCACCTCAAGCATATAAAGGCTTCTCTTCCGGTTCATTTTTATTGGCATGATCTTTTACATGAACCAATCACAAATCTATATGATACAATCATTTCAAATCCGCCATTTCATACGCAACAAACTACGGATGTTTCATTAGGACAGCATTTTATTATAAATGCCGCAAAATATCTAAAGCCAGGTGGTCATTTGCTTCTTGTTGCTAACCGCCACCTGCCTTATGAAACCTTGTTAAAAAACCTTTTTCGCACGGTATTGATACACCAAACCTCCGGCTTCAAAATTATCGAAGCACACCGTTAA